The Cydia amplana chromosome 1, ilCydAmpl1.1, whole genome shotgun sequence DNA segment actttgacgataaacaggaaatcccacctcaccccgtagtctctcgtaattggggtgagatgggatttcatacaaatgtgattttggaagattgttggatcgattttttttattaagagtattactatagctccattttaaattggaatacattatttttgtagcagtagccttaaaattccatctcacccccctttcatcccttctctccccattcataacccaactctccccgcaaccctactcaccccattttacggtttgaaaaaaaaaatttttttgaacaGCCAATACGGACGGATATGAATCTAGAATATATATTCTAGATGTACGATGCCatataaacatttaattttacaaGTATTTGATTTTGTTCAAAGCTGGGTGGGGTAAAGGTACATAAAAAATGAAcattatacaataaaaataaatataatcttaATCGCGATCACAACTgccactaaaataaataataccttaGTCTAATGACTTAAACCTACGCTGTGTACTTTCACTTATCAAATGCTTCTGGTTTACTTTCTCGTATAGGTATTTAAGATTAAGTACAGTCAATTAAATTCACAGCAAAACATCATCAtgctccaaataaataaaaaaaggaaacaaaCAGTCAACTGACTAACGGCTTATTGCTCGAATTGTACTGAAATATTAGCGATCGAAAAATTAAGtcttttgtttctttaaaaaaatcttgtttaaatttggaacggtGTCGGTGCTTCTGGGTCTATGACTTTCCCAGCAATAACAACCAAGTTGTCCAGGCGATCGATGATGAAGAACATAAAGGGTCGGTCGACGCTGAAGCGGCGGGGTTCCTTGATGCCGGACAATGGGATGTTCTTAAGAGACTCCTGGACCGCGTTAGATGCTGAAAAAGTAAATGTAACAAAAGGTTATGCGTGGTCACTTTGTGTGTAATACTTCAAGATTAGATTAGTAAGCTTCTTCTAAACTAATTTTACGAGATAATATAAAGAAAGACATAAACGATGATGTTTACTCAATGGAGCGTATCCATGCTTTAGCTAAAAtagaaaacttaattttttagtATACTTATAGGTGATTGACAATTCGACAATTACTTTTGTACAAacacaaacaaatatttaattaatttattctacAACAAAAGTCGAAGGAACACGAATTCAAGCATTCGTGCGAGCGAGGAAGTTCACTTCGTTACGTTTCGAAGAGACGCTAAAGCTGACAAGGCTTACAAGAGTTACAAGCATCTACATACCTGACATTTGTGACGCGGAGGTGTCCGTGTTGTCGACGCGAACCGCTACGTGCTGCACCAGCTCTTGTACGAATAGTCCCTCCGCTGAAGAAACACCCGACAGCTCGGCGTCGCGGCTGAAGATGCTGCTCACTCCGAACTGCAATATCAATTTGTAAAGATAGATTATACCtataagataaaaatatttgtgatgacaAGTAAGATGACACCTAattgtaagtatatatgtatgtaaacattTTATTAGGCAGAAAAGCATGCTGAACGGAGGACCATGGTGCATAAAATAACGACCTCATGTGGTCGCGACCCTAAGTCATGAGGAAACGAGGAAGAAGGAATTAAATTGTTATTCAACAAAATACCAGGACATTGCGACCTAACCTAACCTCGgttaataaaatacttaatagGTACCTTAGCTAAGGCTGCAACTGGCTTTGTAGTGGTCTCCACGTAGAATGTGGGCAGAGAGACCTGCAGCTCCTCCTCGCGCAAGCTGTCCTGGATGTCTTCGAGCGGCGCCGAGGGCAGATCCGCCGTCAGCCGCGTCAGGCCGTCGCGGGTGCGAGGCAACACGACCAGCAAGGAGTAGCGACCGCCCTGGAAGGTGGGttagtaatttaatttgttaattataAATCGAATGCAACTAATTCTACATATTGTGTCAtcattttaaaagtttttttatcCGGTAAGCTAAACACCTAATTTGCATTTTCTCCAATAAAACTaaagtaaatttctaaatagtattttatatacaCTCGTGATGAGacagcttttcagtcgagtactgTGTTTAGGCCACGAATCTTGCTGAGTGGCCTAAGTACGAGATTGACAAGCTTGAttttatcactattgtatacaatacctaCTGAACTATGTAGAATGTAATACAacctaaataattaaacaaaattagGTAAGTATCTCAGTCTCAACGTGCGTCTTTTTCAGTAATGatgtcttttgttttatttattggttTTGTTCTCTTGACCGCAGTCAAGAGTTTGGTGGGTTATGTAGTTGTGTCGGGAGCCTACAGTGAAAAGTgtgttaaatattatagtttgGCATACGAAGTCTTATTTCAGCCATTAAAGTCAACGAGTAGGAAAAAAATTAATGACCATTAGAAAGGATCGAAtctaaattcaaaatcacaCTCACATCATAAGGCAGTTCAATAGCTGAACTGTCGAGACCAGGAAGAGAGCCAGTTTTGAAGATGCCCTTCGTACACATCATCTGCACTTGCTTTTTCTCACTGTTTGACGTGTAGAACATAGCTGGCTCGACCTTTAGGAAAGGTTGTTTCCACGCGCCGCGGAAATACATCCCGTTGAAGATGAGCATTAGAGAGTTTGACGGTGAAGCTGGAAAAAATAACGATAtctactgtttttttttctgaatgTAATTTAAAGAGTGTTCAATAatatttcaatacaattttttacatgcttctataatttttttaatgagtaATTTGCGAAGATACTACTTttctgttttgatatttttatagaaGCCATTTGTCTTCAGAATTAAGTAGGGAAATGACTTCTCTACTTAATTATGAAGCCTATAAAAACTCATGTAACTTAAATACTTAGATATCTAGGATTGTCACCAATGTCAGCATTAGTgcctcaaaacttttttttttcttaacataATCCAATATTTTGTATCGTATTTTAGTTCTCGATCTAGATTCTAGTCCACTGGaaatatttagtttacaactaCATATAACAATTTCTGGATGATATTACTTACTTTTTCCCGATTTATTTCCAACAGTATTAACAGATATACTTGATGCAATATCGGATTTTTCCTGTAAAACATGGTGATGGCTTCTCGCATGATTTCTAGCCTCGACAGCAACCAtagtttcttcttcttctccgGACTCGTCCTTTTTAGGATAAGTTTTAACAAGCTTTATTTTTTCTTTGATATTCTTAGCGGGCTTGTACTCAATTTGAGATATGTCTACTTTCTCAGGTTTATCTTCAACAGCAAAAGAAATAAACTTCTCACCAGATTCTTTAGGTGGAACAAGATCTACAATTTCTTCATTCTTGTTACTTTCTTCAGCTTTTTTGTCggagatttcaattgtttcatcatcatcatcattagttTCATTAGGTTTGAAGTGGTCTACGTCATTATACCTTTCTACGGATCTAACATCTGTAAGGTAATAATCTTCTAATATCTTCTTGTAGTCATCGTTGATTGTGTAATTTTTGTAGATGTAGAAATAGTTCTTCAATTCAGGTTGGTTGTATTTGTACTCGTGAGTGTTCTTCAGTCTTTCCATAATGAATcgatatgtttttctaataaggTTCGGATCGTCTGGGAGGTGGAGGGCAGATACGAGTTGTTCCCTCGTCTGGCCCGTCGCGCCTTCGGCAAGTATGGCGAGGATAGCAGAGTAACCAAGTGGCGAGAATGCTATGTTCTTGTTATCATCGATGTAACCCTGAAATCATAAGAGgttgatatttaatttcaatacaAACCATTCAAAGAACAGGCGTACCTATAGGTAACGAAAAGCTTCACAATTTAAAGTTGCCAAAAAATATCTACAACTATGACAATAACCATAACTTGAATCTTAATACGCCCTTGAGTCATACTTAATATACGCGTACCCAAAGATTATGATATAGGTGACAAAGAATGTGTAAATTCAGCTTCACTATCAACAACTGTCAGGATAAGACGCATTTTTACGGCAATTgcgtttcatataaattatCAAGGATATTGAATATGTGTTTTACCTGGAATATGGCAGTGGAGAGTTGGTTTGTGGCTTCCCCGACGAAGCCTGTGGTCTTGGGCGGGGCTCGCCCGCGCCGCACCCACCGCGCGCTGCTCAGACCCACCGCGAGGCATAGcactgtaaataacaacaagtgTGACGTTTCAAGTAGGGCTGTACATGACTGAAAATTCAAAGGTGGGAGTTAAAGTACACTAAAGTACCTACGTCAATGTGATGGACTAATTACTGGGCTATGCGATAAAGAAACCGGACGCCtgcctaagggctcatttagacggtgcgagaactcgcatgcgagtttcattacattgcgttatttgatcggtcggctaaaTTGATGCCACCTCAATGATTCgcaatgtacctaattaaaatccCTAATAAAACGGTATCCAATTTTATATCTGGCAGACGGTGACTCTCCTTCAAAAGATGGGCCGCCACAAAAAGCGACATCTATGGCTCAAGGACAACACCGGTGTGAGGGCTGAGGGTAGAGAGGGGTCACTAACTATAACTAATGTCCACAGAAGTGACTACTTTTGTTGACATTAGTATGGCTCAAACACGGCAATTATTAAACTGTTTACCAGTTTGTTCTAGTTGTTCTACAGATGCCAGCCCTAGCTGTAAATATCGCTCGAAAGTCGTGAGATGATCGCATTGATCGCAGATAATATGCTAcggcagccattctcaaagtgtgttccgcggaaccctagggttccgcgacacccctgcaggggttccgcaagaatttagaataataaaataagcataattattatgcttattaataaaaaaatacacttctaaaaactattgttttattgtagggttccatcaagtatttcgctttccaaaagggttccgtcaaaaaaaaagatggaGAACCGCTGTGATACGGTAATGGCGAACTGGAGCATGAtattagacgtgtgcgccgcgccggcgcgccgccgccgccgggtttttttgccacgccgccgccgccgatgaatgatcggcgtgaaatcggcgtgaccttgagtgttgttaatcaGCTATTCTAACTTGGTATTTGGATGAAAATttggatttatttgtattatatatgttacagttgtcaaattgttatgaattatttattaaatgacaCGGATTTAAGCCAGTGGCACACACTTTTTGACACACAGTGT contains these protein-coding regions:
- the LOC134663258 gene encoding ovalbumin-related protein Y-like — protein: MRILFVLCLAVGLSSARWVRRGRAPPKTTGFVGEATNQLSTAIFQGYIDDNKNIAFSPLGYSAILAILAEGATGQTREQLVSALHLPDDPNLIRKTYRFIMERLKNTHEYKYNQPELKNYFYIYKNYTINDDYKKILEDYYLTDVRSVERYNDVDHFKPNETNDDDDETIEISDKKAEESNKNEEIVDLVPPKESGEKFISFAVEDKPEKVDISQIEYKPAKNIKEKIKLVKTYPKKDESGEEEETMVAVEARNHARSHHHVLQEKSDIASSISVNTVGNKSGKTSPSNSLMLIFNGMYFRGAWKQPFLKVEPAMFYTSNSEKKQVQMMCTKGIFKTGSLPGLDSSAIELPYDGGRYSLLVVLPRTRDGLTRLTADLPSAPLEDIQDSLREEELQVSLPTFYVETTTKPVAALAKFGVSSIFSRDAELSGVSSAEGLFVQELVQHVAVRVDNTDTSASQMSASNAVQESLKNIPLSGIKEPRRFSVDRPFMFFIIDRLDNLVVIAGKVIDPEAPTPFQI